In Prochlorococcus marinus XMU1404, the sequence ACCCTGAAAGTGTTCCTATAAATTCATTAGTTGCTATTGAAGGTACTGGTTTAGAAGATAATCAAGAAATTGATTCTATTGAAATGATAAGGATGATAGCTACAGCAAGAATTCTTATGCCTAAAAGTAAAATCAGATTAAGTGCAGGAAGAGAAAAACTTTCAAAAGAAGCCCAAATTTTATGTTTTCAATGTGGGGCAAATTCAATTTTTTATGGAGATGAGTTACTCACAACTTCAAATCCATCTTTTCAATCAGATAGAAAACTTCTTAAAGAGGTTGGAGTATCATTTAACAAAGATTTTGAAAATTGTATAAAAACATTATCTTCTTTATGAAAGGCAAAGATTATAAAATAGTTTCTCTTTATTCTTTCTTCCAATTTCAAGAAAACTTAATTCTTGATCTCAAAAATAAATTATTAGAAATCGAAAATAAAAACGATCTTACAGGTTTATTGATTTTTGCAAGTGAAGGTATTAATGGAACTATTTGTGCTGAGAAAGATGTAATTGATATTGTTATCGATTTACTTAACAAATATACAGATCATAGAAGTTTGAATATGAAGGTAAACTTTTCAAAAAAGAAAGTCTTCAAAAAATTAAAAATAAAAATCAAGAAAGAAATTGTAACCATGGGCATTAATGGAATAAACCCTTCGCAAGATAATGGGACTTATATTGAATCAGCTGATTGGAATAAATTAATTAAAAATCAAAATACAATAGTCATTGATACTAGAAATCATTATGAGGTCTCTATAGGAACATTTCAGAATTCTATAAACCCAAATACGAGAAACTTTAGCGAATTCCCCAGGTGGGTAGATGATCATTTAGATAGTCATTTAGAAAATAAAGAATCTACAAATATAGCAATGTTTTGTACCGGCGGTATCAGATGTGAGAAAGCTACTAGTTTGCTGAGAAAGAAAGGTTATAAAAATATTTATCATCTACAAGGGGGTATCCTTCAATATCTTGATGATATACCAAAAGAAGAAAACTTATTTGAAGGTGAATGTTATGTTTTTGATAAAAGAGTTGCTTTAGATCAAGAATTAGAAAAAGGCTCCTACTCGATTTGTCATGCATGTGGAATGCCAATTTCAATTCAAGATCAAAAAAGAAAAGAATATAGAAAGGGTATCCAATGTCATTTCTGCATAGATCAATTCAGTGATTATGACAGAAAAAGGTTTGAAGAAAGACAAAAACAGATCGATAGATTAAAAATTGAGAATCATAAAATTTATCAGAACTAATTTTCCAAAATTATGAAAGTTGAAGAATTAGAAAAATTAGCAGGTAACATTGGATTATTAATTAAAATTCAAGTTAGAGAAACTCTCGGATTATGTTTCTTTAGAATCGTTATAGCAGAACAGAAAGATAACATCATTAAGATTTGGGCCGAGATGAAAGGTTGGACTTATTTGAATAAACAAGGTATTCAGCTTGATACATTAAGAATCCTTAGTAAAGCTCCTGCTTTTGTTTCGGAATTAATATGGGCAACAACTATGGCTTGGGCTATTGAAAAAAAATCAAGCAACAAAGCAAGACTTTTAGCTATTTTTGATAGTGAAGGATACAGTAAAAAACTTGTGAGATATTTCAAGTTAATAGGCTTCAAAATTGTTAAAGAAGTTGGTTCTAGCCCAGTAGATCTTTTATTAAGATTGGTTTGGGGAGGTGCAGGTACACTTATGAGTGGGGAATGTATTTCCATATTGAAAAAACTTGAAAAGAAACTTTCTTTAATTGAAGAAAATTAACCCGCATGATAACTACTTCTAACTAAGGGGCCAGAAGATACTTTCTTGAATCCTAATTCCTTAGAGAAGCGATATAAATATTCAAATTCTGATGGATCCCAATATTTTTTAACTGCCAAATGATTGAATGAGGGTCTTAAATATTGGCCAATTGTAATTTGATCACAATCTATTTTTTTAAGATCACAAATTGTATTTTTTATTTCATCCAACGTTTCTCCAAGGCCTAACATAATGCCTGATTTAGTTTGAATATGAGGAGCAAAATCTTTTGACTTTTTTAGTAAACTAAGGGATTTTTTGTAATTTGCACCTCTCCTAACTTCTTTTTGCAGTCTTTCAACAGTTTCAAGGTTATGATTAAAGCATATTGGATCTTTTTCTAAAATCATCTTCAATCTCTCAGTCTGAAGGTTATTAGTTTCTTCAAAATTTTTGCCCCCACCCCATAAATCAGGAGTTAAAACTTCTATTTTTATTGTTGAATCAATTTTTCTAATCTCATCAATTGTAGAAGTAAACAAATTTGCACCATGATCAGGGAGATCGTCTCTAGCTACAGATGTCAAAACAACATATTTCAAATCTAGTACTTTTACTGCTTCAGCAACTTGAGTACATTCATCAATATTGATAGAACTAGGTCTACCTTTATTCACCTGACAAAAAGCACAAGAACGAGAACATATAGATCCACCCAGTAAGAAGGTAGCTGTTCCTGAGGCATAACATTCTGCTCTATTGGGACATCTCGCTT encodes:
- a CDS encoding rhodanese-related sulfurtransferase; its protein translation is MKGKDYKIVSLYSFFQFQENLILDLKNKLLEIENKNDLTGLLIFASEGINGTICAEKDVIDIVIDLLNKYTDHRSLNMKVNFSKKKVFKKLKIKIKKEIVTMGINGINPSQDNGTYIESADWNKLIKNQNTIVIDTRNHYEVSIGTFQNSINPNTRNFSEFPRWVDDHLDSHLENKESTNIAMFCTGGIRCEKATSLLRKKGYKNIYHLQGGILQYLDDIPKEENLFEGECYVFDKRVALDQELEKGSYSICHACGMPISIQDQKRKEYRKGIQCHFCIDQFSDYDRKRFEERQKQIDRLKIENHKIYQN
- the lipA gene encoding lipoyl synthase, whose translation is MRNNNLIKKETILRLPSWIKFPISKASEFEKIQALIKKSNIHTICEEARCPNRAECYASGTATFLLGGSICSRSCAFCQVNKGRPSSINIDECTQVAEAVKVLDLKYVVLTSVARDDLPDHGANLFTSTIDEIRKIDSTIKIEVLTPDLWGGGKNFEETNNLQTERLKMILEKDPICFNHNLETVERLQKEVRRGANYKKSLSLLKKSKDFAPHIQTKSGIMLGLGETLDEIKNTICDLKKIDCDQITIGQYLRPSFNHLAVKKYWDPSEFEYLYRFSKELGFKKVSSGPLVRSSYHAG